The following are from one region of the Nocardioides marmotae genome:
- a CDS encoding vWA domain-containing protein yields the protein MTWQPDWWLVLTTAAAAITFAAIAARRRRGSPRGTRARDLVQVVVALGLVLVALRPSGQHEREVPAENAVDLVVMLDRTASMGAMDHAGGRSRMEGAAEDLVQLVAGAAGAHVSVIVFDDTARLLVPATTDVRSVVTTLGTVGWRPSAKAMGSDVSVGVELAHETLTKLAAQRPGNDRALVYAGDGEQTQSTARGSLAALAELVDEAWVLGYGTSAGGVMPVAPGASELVSRDGVEQRSVLDEETLQEMAEELDGSYVHRTGGGTLPDVARPAGSAARELVPGADYYWVVALVLVPPLLVCLAVAVRRWRAVKEER from the coding sequence ATGACCTGGCAACCCGACTGGTGGCTGGTGCTCACCACAGCGGCCGCCGCGATCACGTTCGCCGCGATCGCGGCACGCAGGCGGCGCGGGTCCCCGCGAGGCACCAGGGCGAGGGACCTCGTGCAGGTCGTCGTCGCCCTGGGGCTGGTGCTCGTCGCGCTGCGACCCTCGGGGCAGCACGAGCGCGAGGTCCCGGCGGAGAACGCCGTTGACCTGGTGGTGATGCTGGACCGGACCGCCTCGATGGGGGCCATGGACCACGCCGGTGGGCGCTCACGCATGGAGGGCGCCGCCGAGGACCTGGTCCAGCTCGTCGCGGGTGCCGCGGGCGCCCACGTCTCGGTGATCGTCTTCGACGACACCGCTCGCCTCCTCGTGCCGGCCACCACCGATGTCCGGAGCGTGGTCACGACGCTGGGCACCGTCGGATGGCGACCCTCGGCGAAGGCGATGGGCTCGGACGTCTCGGTCGGGGTCGAGCTGGCCCACGAGACGTTGACGAAGCTCGCCGCCCAGCGGCCCGGCAACGACCGGGCGCTGGTCTACGCCGGCGACGGCGAGCAGACCCAGTCGACGGCACGAGGATCCCTGGCTGCGTTGGCCGAGCTGGTCGACGAGGCCTGGGTGCTCGGCTACGGCACCAGCGCGGGCGGGGTCATGCCGGTCGCGCCGGGCGCCTCGGAGCTCGTCTCCCGCGACGGGGTGGAACAACGCTCCGTGCTGGACGAGGAGACCCTGCAGGAAATGGCCGAGGAGCTGGACGGGTCCTACGTGCACCGCACCGGGGGAGGGACGCTCCCCGACGTGGCCCGCCCGGCGGGATCCGCGGCGCGCGAGCTCGTGCCGGGGGCGGACTACTACTGGGTGGTCGCCTTGGTCCTGGTCCCGCCCCTGCTGGTGTGTCTCGCGGTGGCGGTGCGGCGCTGGCGCGCCGTGAAGGAGGAGCGGTGA
- a CDS encoding VWA domain-containing protein has translation MALIQWWVGAAVLGVGAAVGLLAWLRPPRAPGDPGVLVAAAGRLRRLPSWEATLRRESRRRVLAVAGAAVALAGLALLGSRLVAVSDDSEVMRQRDVVLCMDVSGSMVPVVEDIVDTYRALVDELTEERIGFVMFDANAVTGFALTDDHEEVAARLAAAREELGGEEPVAGTTAPASGSSLVGDGLASCVQHFDRPQEERARTLVLATDNLVSGDSIYTLQEATDLAVERDVMVFGITPRGTQANAVAELRGQIGRTHGDVLLLTAGEATNAAVISMAVAKQERAALLATAQEHSFDVPAPGVLITLLGLGMLAAAERRRP, from the coding sequence ATGGCGCTGATCCAGTGGTGGGTGGGCGCCGCTGTCCTGGGGGTGGGCGCCGCGGTGGGTCTCCTCGCGTGGCTGCGCCCCCCGCGTGCCCCGGGCGACCCCGGCGTCCTCGTGGCCGCTGCCGGCCGACTGCGTCGCCTCCCGTCCTGGGAGGCGACGCTGCGCCGGGAGTCGCGGCGGCGGGTCCTCGCCGTCGCCGGGGCGGCGGTGGCACTCGCGGGGCTGGCGCTGCTCGGCTCCCGGCTCGTCGCGGTGAGCGACGACTCGGAGGTGATGCGCCAGCGCGACGTGGTGCTGTGCATGGACGTCTCGGGATCGATGGTGCCCGTGGTCGAGGACATCGTCGACACCTACCGCGCGCTGGTCGACGAGCTCACCGAGGAGCGGATCGGCTTCGTGATGTTCGACGCGAACGCCGTGACCGGCTTCGCCCTGACCGACGACCACGAGGAGGTGGCCGCGCGCCTCGCCGCGGCCCGCGAGGAGCTGGGGGGCGAGGAGCCGGTCGCCGGGACCACCGCCCCGGCCTCGGGGTCCTCCCTGGTCGGTGACGGTCTGGCCAGCTGCGTGCAGCACTTCGACCGGCCGCAGGAGGAGCGGGCGCGCACCCTCGTCTTGGCCACGGACAACCTGGTCTCCGGCGACTCCATCTACACCCTCCAGGAGGCCACCGACCTCGCCGTCGAGCGGGACGTGATGGTCTTCGGCATCACCCCACGGGGGACCCAGGCGAACGCGGTCGCCGAGCTGCGGGGCCAGATCGGGCGGACCCACGGCGACGTGCTGCTGCTGACCGCGGGGGAGGCGACCAACGCCGCCGTCATCTCGATGGCCGTCGCCAAGCAGGAACGGGCGGCGCTCCTGGCCACCGCCCAGGAGCACAGCTTCGACGTCCCGGCTCCCGGCGTGCTCATCACCTTGCTGGGGCTCGGGATGCTCGCGGCCGCCGAGAGGAGACGGCCATGA
- a CDS encoding DUF58 domain-containing protein, whose translation MALLNRIRTRAELVAHSRVRTLLDGRHASTSHARSLDFSDLRAYVPGDEVADIDWKASARHGDLLVKRHVAERRAVVVLVVDTGRELAAAAHWDPTTTDLKRDVAVTAAGLLGWIALRAGDHVGLVHNGPDGPRASRPSTREVDLERMLVEVVGSSAPDAAGRRTLDLLDHASVALRRRTLMVLVLDDLEWGPEVEHRVVRLAAQHEVVVLTVADVDLTEPLRHGVATVDVGTRRAVPGFAADHPGLVAELAAADAARRERRDAALRRLGLAHVDLARLDEAVPALLTLMERRRRVR comes from the coding sequence ATGGCCCTGCTCAACCGCATCCGGACCCGGGCCGAGCTCGTGGCCCATAGTCGGGTCCGCACCTTGCTCGACGGCCGGCACGCCTCGACCTCCCACGCCCGCAGCCTCGACTTCTCCGACTTGAGGGCCTACGTGCCGGGCGACGAGGTCGCCGACATCGACTGGAAGGCGTCGGCGCGCCACGGCGACCTGCTCGTCAAGCGGCACGTCGCCGAGCGGCGCGCCGTCGTGGTGCTGGTCGTCGACACCGGGCGGGAGCTCGCAGCAGCCGCTCACTGGGACCCGACGACCACCGACCTCAAGCGCGACGTCGCGGTGACGGCGGCGGGCCTGCTGGGCTGGATCGCCCTGCGGGCCGGTGACCACGTCGGCCTGGTGCACAACGGACCCGACGGGCCCCGGGCCAGCCGCCCCAGCACGCGCGAGGTCGACCTCGAGCGGATGCTGGTGGAGGTGGTCGGCTCCAGCGCCCCGGACGCTGCCGGACGACGCACCCTGGACCTGCTGGACCACGCGTCGGTGGCGCTGCGTCGTCGCACCCTGATGGTCCTGGTCCTCGACGACCTGGAGTGGGGGCCGGAGGTGGAGCACCGCGTGGTGCGCCTGGCGGCCCAGCACGAGGTGGTGGTGCTCACCGTCGCCGACGTCGACCTCACCGAGCCCTTGCGCCACGGCGTCGCGACCGTGGACGTCGGCACGCGCCGCGCCGTACCGGGCTTCGCAGCCGACCACCCGGGCCTGGTCGCGGAGCTGGCGGCCGCGGACGCGGCCCGGCGGGAGCGACGTGATGCTGCCCTGCGGAGGCTGGGCCTCGCGCACGTCGACCTGGCCCGCCTCGACGAGGCGGTCCCCGCCCTGCTGACGCTGATGGAGCGGAGACGTCGTGTCCGATGA
- a CDS encoding AAA family ATPase — translation MTQLTDHETERATRIISAVEEAFASKVVGQQTLLRSLLVTLVARGHVLMESVPGLAKTLSASVLSSAVKASFSRVQCTPDLLPSDIIGTQVYDPRTSTFSTQLGPVHAHFVLLDEINRSSAKTQSAMLEAMQERQTTIGGETHRLPDPFLVLATQNPIDEEGTYVLPQAQMDRFLLKEVLDHPSPLEEARMLRRLADGGLRDTRVQPVASLEDVVFLQSVADRVHVDEAVLRYIVEIVNVTRNPHSYLAADVARSIELGASPRGAIAFLQAARALAVLAGRDHVLPEDVVALRHQVLRHRLILTFEAVATRVRADDVVDAVFAAVPTP, via the coding sequence ATGACGCAGTTGACCGACCACGAGACCGAGCGCGCCACGCGGATCATCTCCGCCGTCGAGGAGGCCTTCGCGAGCAAGGTGGTGGGGCAGCAGACCCTGCTGCGCAGCCTGCTCGTCACGCTGGTGGCGCGCGGGCACGTGCTCATGGAGTCGGTGCCGGGGCTGGCCAAGACGCTCTCGGCCTCGGTGCTCTCCTCCGCGGTGAAGGCGAGCTTCTCCCGGGTCCAGTGCACCCCCGACCTGCTGCCCTCCGACATCATCGGGACCCAGGTGTACGACCCGCGGACCTCGACGTTCTCCACCCAGCTGGGGCCGGTGCACGCGCACTTCGTGCTGCTCGACGAGATCAACCGGTCCTCGGCGAAGACCCAGTCGGCGATGCTCGAGGCGATGCAGGAGCGGCAGACCACCATCGGTGGCGAGACCCACCGGCTGCCTGACCCGTTCCTGGTGCTGGCCACCCAGAACCCCATCGACGAGGAGGGCACCTACGTCCTCCCGCAGGCCCAGATGGACCGGTTCCTCCTCAAGGAGGTCCTCGACCACCCGAGCCCGCTCGAGGAGGCCCGGATGCTCCGGCGCCTGGCCGACGGCGGTCTGCGCGACACGCGCGTGCAGCCGGTCGCCTCCCTGGAGGACGTCGTGTTCCTGCAGTCGGTCGCGGACCGGGTCCACGTCGACGAGGCCGTCCTGCGCTACATCGTGGAGATCGTCAACGTCACCCGGAACCCGCACTCCTACCTGGCCGCCGACGTCGCGCGCTCCATCGAGCTCGGCGCCAGTCCGCGAGGAGCCATCGCGTTCCTCCAGGCTGCTCGCGCCCTGGCCGTCCTGGCCGGCCGCGACCACGTGCTCCCCGAGGACGTCGTGGCGCTGCGTCACCAGGTCCTGCGCCATCGCCTGATCCTCACCTTCGAGGCCGTGGCGACCCGGGTCCGGGCCGACGACGTCGTCGACGCCGTCTTCGCTGCCGTGCCGACCCCCTGA
- a CDS encoding ATP-binding cassette domain-containing protein yields MTISIDGLAVWLPGRGIAVGPLSFDIRGLTLLTGRSGTGASAVAGALGGALPAGALVRGSWTTKGVSIRYVGVSRLDLLLDLTVAEALGDAGPRAEQLWGSVTGLEDLGATLGDLDPATCAVLPALRGVLGSSVARDRGEPTLLVLDQPMTHLLPDLRVGLGRALRRCADGGVDICWVEHDLAVAVPQADHVVELLGGGDVVVLPAERWSPRTLPLPPEAALSRALGHPRAAWWDLEALGQHPAVSSAVPTVPPGAGRAHPALTTVPVPAVRAGVGHDLEVVVGETLGIVPGDGDRARALAVARRLAATLDAEPGPRPPLTWPAHVPLGRLARTWCGARGGDPAAALDRAARVAPVDHTRTLAQHSPGERRAVVWALSAASAQTEVLDQPEAGLDAEGRRLMATALRSENSATATVVVSHDPELLVRACHRLLVLPPADEGTEAQAVLGPPALVADHLPHPPALRRAGSRALRVRDVWKDAR; encoded by the coding sequence GTGACGATCTCGATCGACGGACTCGCGGTGTGGCTTCCGGGACGCGGGATCGCCGTCGGGCCGCTCTCCTTCGACATCCGCGGCCTGACCCTCCTCACCGGCCGCAGCGGCACCGGGGCCTCCGCCGTGGCCGGGGCCCTCGGGGGCGCCCTGCCCGCGGGCGCGCTGGTCCGCGGGTCCTGGACGACGAAGGGCGTGAGCATCCGGTATGTCGGGGTGTCCCGGCTCGACCTGCTCCTCGACCTGACCGTCGCGGAGGCCCTCGGGGACGCGGGCCCCCGGGCCGAGCAGCTCTGGGGGAGCGTGACCGGCCTCGAGGACCTCGGCGCCACGCTGGGCGACCTCGACCCGGCAACCTGCGCCGTCCTGCCCGCGCTGCGCGGCGTCCTGGGCTCGTCGGTGGCACGCGACCGCGGTGAGCCCACGCTCCTGGTCCTGGACCAGCCGATGACCCACCTGCTGCCCGACCTGCGCGTCGGCCTGGGCCGGGCGCTGCGCCGGTGCGCCGACGGCGGGGTCGACATCTGCTGGGTGGAGCACGACCTCGCGGTCGCCGTGCCGCAGGCCGACCACGTCGTGGAGCTCCTCGGCGGCGGCGACGTCGTCGTGCTCCCGGCAGAGCGGTGGAGCCCGCGCACGCTGCCGCTGCCGCCGGAAGCGGCGCTGTCCCGCGCCCTGGGGCACCCGCGCGCCGCCTGGTGGGACCTCGAGGCGCTCGGGCAGCACCCCGCGGTGAGCTCCGCGGTGCCGACGGTCCCCCCGGGGGCCGGTCGCGCCCACCCGGCCCTGACGACCGTGCCCGTGCCGGCGGTACGAGCCGGGGTCGGGCACGACCTCGAGGTCGTGGTGGGCGAGACCCTGGGCATCGTGCCCGGGGACGGCGACCGTGCCCGCGCCCTGGCGGTCGCGCGGCGCCTGGCCGCGACCCTCGACGCGGAACCAGGCCCGCGCCCCCCGCTGACCTGGCCCGCCCACGTCCCCCTCGGGCGTCTGGCGAGGACCTGGTGCGGCGCACGTGGTGGCGACCCCGCCGCAGCGCTGGACCGTGCCGCGCGGGTGGCGCCGGTGGACCACACCCGGACCCTGGCCCAGCACAGCCCCGGCGAACGGCGTGCGGTGGTGTGGGCCCTCAGCGCCGCGTCCGCGCAGACCGAGGTGCTCGACCAGCCCGAAGCCGGGCTCGACGCGGAAGGTCGCCGGCTGATGGCGACCGCGCTGCGCTCGGAGAACTCCGCGACGGCGACCGTGGTGGTCTCCCACGACCCCGAGCTCCTCGTGCGTGCCTGTCACCGTCTCCTGGTCCTGCCACCGGCCGACGAGGGCACCGAGGCGCAGGCCGTGCTCGGACCGCCGGCGCTGGTGGCCGACCACCTGCCGCACCCCCCGGCGCTCCGTCGCGCCGGGTCGAGGGCGCTGCGGGTGCGCGACGTGTGGAAGGACGCCCGATGA
- a CDS encoding transposase: MPKAFPQEFREDVIRVFKSSDSSIAQVAKDFGISRGPAHTNSPTPRRLPPHQPDRGKEDGREGAGRVPNLSVSRDRPTRPTLKQWRGAFLAYFDTSRSSNGGTEAVNGLIELHRRVARGFRSRDNYRLRMRLIGGGLSSPHLK, translated from the coding sequence ATGCCGAAGGCGTTCCCCCAGGAGTTCCGCGAGGACGTGATCCGGGTCTTCAAGTCCTCGGACTCCTCCATCGCCCAGGTCGCGAAGGACTTCGGGATCTCGCGTGGACCTGCGCACACCAACTCACCAACTCCGCGCCGCCTACCGCCACACCAACCTGATCGAGGGAAAGAAGATGGCCGAGAAGGTGCTGGCCGCGTTCCCAACCTGTCCGTTTCCCGAGATCGCCCGACTCGGCCGACCCTGAAGCAGTGGCGCGGAGCGTTCTTGGCCTACTTCGACACCAGCCGGTCCAGCAACGGCGGCACCGAAGCCGTCAACGGCCTCATCGAGCTCCACCGCCGCGTCGCCCGCGGCTTCCGCAGCCGCGACAACTACCGCCTACGCATGCGTCTGATCGGTGGCGGCCTGTCCAGCCCCCACCTCAAGTAA
- a CDS encoding IS3 family transposase (programmed frameshift), translating into MGTMARYTNEMRERAVRMVAEVRPEHPHETAALRHVAGLLGMNVETLRLWVHRAQVDAGVRPGTTSEDAEEIKRLKREVAELRRANEILKSASVFFRQGARPPHDEMIRYIDEHKDQFGVEAICRVLRPAVRGFITARGYRAAKARPPSARSLKDELLVPEIARLHAENYGVYGVRKMHALMRRQGWEIGRDQTARLMKIADVRGVKRSKKVYTTKPDPAAVKPADLVQRRFHAPAPRRLWVADITYVATWSGFAYVAFVTDVYSRRIVGWNVAATLKADILPLQALDMAAWDAKREGAVDLTGLVHHADHGSNYLSIVYTDRIGELGAKPSTGTVGDSYDNALAEAVNGLYKTELIRRRGPWRTIEQVELATLEYVWWWNNQRLHGELDMKTPLEVEAAYYAAQESPRPALAGQGNT; encoded by the exons ATGGGAACGATGGCCAGGTATACGAACGAGATGCGTGAGCGGGCAGTGCGGATGGTCGCCGAGGTCCGCCCGGAGCACCCGCACGAGACGGCCGCGTTGCGGCACGTGGCGGGGTTGCTGGGGATGAACGTCGAGACCCTGCGGCTGTGGGTTCACCGCGCTCAGGTCGATGCCGGGGTCCGGCCCGGCACTACGAGCGAGGATGCCGAGGAGATCAAGCGCCTCAAGCGCGAGGTCGCCGAGCTTCGTCGCGCGAACGAGATCTTGAAGTCCGCCTCAGTGTTTT TTCGCCAAGGAGCTCGACCGCCCCACGACGAGATGATCCGCTACATCGACGAGCACAAGGATCAGTTCGGGGTCGAGGCCATCTGCCGGGTGCTGCGCCCAGCAGTTCGTGGGTTCATCACCGCCCGCGGCTACCGCGCCGCGAAAGCCAGACCACCCTCGGCACGCTCACTCAAGGACGAGCTGCTCGTCCCAGAGATCGCCCGGTTGCACGCCGAGAACTACGGCGTCTACGGGGTGCGGAAGATGCACGCCCTGATGCGACGCCAAGGCTGGGAGATCGGTCGCGATCAGACAGCGCGGCTGATGAAGATCGCAGACGTCCGCGGGGTGAAGCGGTCGAAGAAGGTCTACACGACCAAGCCGGATCCGGCGGCGGTGAAGCCAGCCGACCTGGTCCAACGCCGTTTCCACGCGCCCGCGCCGCGCCGGCTATGGGTTGCTGACATCACCTACGTCGCGACCTGGTCAGGGTTCGCCTACGTGGCGTTCGTGACCGACGTCTACTCACGCCGGATCGTCGGGTGGAACGTCGCCGCGACATTGAAGGCCGACATCCTCCCGCTGCAGGCCCTCGACATGGCCGCTTGGGACGCCAAGCGCGAGGGCGCGGTTGATCTGACCGGGCTGGTCCACCACGCCGACCACGGGTCGAACTATCTCTCGATCGTGTACACCGACCGGATCGGCGAACTCGGTGCGAAGCCCTCGACCGGCACCGTCGGGGACAGCTACGACAATGCGCTGGCCGAGGCGGTCAACGGGCTCTACAAGACCGAGCTGATCCGACGGCGAGGGCCCTGGCGCACGATCGAGCAGGTCGAACTCGCGACCCTGGAGTACGTGTGGTGGTGGAACAACCAACGCCTGCACGGGGAGCTCGACATGAAGACCCCACTCGAGGTCGAGGCGGCGTACTACGCTGCCCAAGAATCACCCCGGCCGGCACTCGCTGGCCAAGGGAACACATAG
- a CDS encoding toprim domain-containing protein, producing the protein MRQLRSTGATDQELLDAGLACKRELPAGGYRIRDTFRDRLVFPIHDPRHPDQVIGFVGRRNPTKDADERNGPKYLNTRSTSAYAKSDSLFGLDQLALHPHAMTAVVEGPLDAIAVTLASQGAVVGVSPLGTSLTDDQTTLLAEHLGRTNSAPLLIFDADEAGDAAAERAATSLLQTNHETRRVALPRDTDPCQLLSDYGPQGLAQVIGLTNGTDPRAQTRPGRTRRVRSHGHAPPAR; encoded by the coding sequence ATCCGCCAGCTCCGCTCCACCGGAGCGACCGACCAAGAGCTCCTAGACGCGGGCCTCGCATGCAAGCGCGAGCTCCCAGCAGGCGGCTACCGCATCCGCGACACCTTCCGCGACAGGCTCGTCTTCCCCATCCACGACCCCCGTCACCCGGATCAGGTCATCGGGTTCGTCGGCCGCCGCAACCCCACCAAAGACGCCGACGAACGTAACGGCCCCAAGTACCTCAACACCCGCAGCACCTCCGCCTACGCCAAGTCCGACAGCCTGTTCGGCCTGGACCAGCTGGCACTGCACCCCCACGCCATGACCGCTGTGGTCGAAGGCCCCCTGGACGCCATCGCAGTCACCCTGGCATCCCAGGGAGCAGTCGTCGGTGTGTCACCGCTGGGGACTTCGCTCACAGATGACCAGACAACGCTCCTCGCCGAGCACCTCGGCCGCACCAATTCCGCGCCCCTTCTGATCTTCGACGCAGACGAGGCCGGGGACGCTGCCGCGGAGCGAGCCGCCACTTCTCTGCTCCAGACGAACCACGAGACCCGGCGGGTCGCGCTGCCGCGAGACACGGACCCCTGCCAGCTGCTCTCCGACTACGGGCCCCAAGGCCTCGCACAAGTCATCGGGCTCACGAACGGAACAGACCCGAGGGCCCAAACCCGGCCGGGCCGGACGCGGCGCGTCCGTAGCCACGGACACGCCCCACCCGCCCGCTGA
- a CDS encoding DNRLRE domain-containing protein translates to MHQSSEGSATRRARLAVPIGIAALAAAGITTISSGPISKSFADEAGTQASVWTPANATTLTTDLSDGSTSARVYSSPINYRAEDGSWRAIDNTLVDSSEPGVLVQNEANDFALTIPQDASKAPVKFEQDGNWISMRMEGVGDAPADVSGPSATFPEVEDAASVTYTVTDDGVKEDIVLNRAPGDGPLQYRYVLRTSVGVTPALQSDGSISFTAGSDFVASIPAGVMIDSAESPDQIHDVDFDLENVRDRVWSLTVTPSLAWLNDSARVYPVRIDPSLSDQPTRDCWIYQATPNTSRCGSSSVYLKAGYASGGHYRSLLKFNLGAIPANVSVTSASINLYLDATQTTTAQSATYGILRLDQAFSTTATWNSSGYTAWSGGSTAGGLQSSLDLGGQTSGYKVFDGVEPLVQDWLDGFSVNQGVLLKQVGTAAANVLSFGSSSNTSAGKKPFIAVDYEPIPSEADALAELAATESEVFPPAVINSAADAAGPVTISPALGAGEHLKRNADGTIVVVDAAGTTKMSVAVADATDASGATAPSAATVSGDSLIINVSPAAGLTYPLVVQVVTDAPVVEKSEEPQTYAEWEMDTW, encoded by the coding sequence ATGCACCAGTCAAGCGAAGGCAGCGCTACCCGGCGCGCTCGCCTCGCCGTGCCCATCGGAATCGCCGCTCTAGCAGCGGCTGGGATCACAACGATCTCGAGCGGACCCATATCGAAGTCGTTCGCCGACGAGGCGGGCACGCAAGCCAGCGTTTGGACGCCCGCTAACGCCACGACTCTAACGACCGATCTCTCTGACGGCTCGACAAGCGCTCGTGTCTACTCCTCGCCTATCAACTATCGAGCCGAAGATGGCTCCTGGCGGGCGATCGACAACACGCTGGTCGATAGCAGCGAGCCTGGGGTCCTCGTTCAAAATGAGGCCAATGACTTCGCGCTAACTATCCCCCAAGACGCGTCCAAGGCCCCGGTGAAGTTTGAGCAGGACGGCAACTGGATCTCGATGCGAATGGAGGGCGTGGGTGACGCTCCCGCCGATGTTTCAGGACCGTCTGCCACGTTTCCGGAGGTAGAAGACGCAGCGAGTGTCACCTACACAGTCACTGACGATGGAGTCAAGGAAGACATCGTCCTGAACCGTGCCCCTGGCGACGGTCCCCTCCAATACCGATATGTACTGCGTACATCCGTTGGCGTCACCCCTGCGCTCCAATCCGACGGATCTATCTCGTTCACGGCGGGTTCTGACTTTGTGGCCAGTATCCCGGCTGGTGTCATGATCGACTCTGCGGAGTCGCCGGATCAGATCCACGACGTGGACTTCGACCTCGAAAATGTCCGTGACCGTGTCTGGTCTCTGACTGTCACGCCATCACTGGCGTGGCTCAATGACAGCGCCCGTGTCTACCCGGTGCGCATTGACCCTTCGCTGTCGGATCAGCCCACCCGTGACTGCTGGATTTATCAGGCCACCCCCAACACATCCCGGTGCGGCTCCTCCTCGGTTTACCTGAAGGCTGGATACGCATCCGGTGGGCACTACCGCAGCCTGCTCAAGTTCAACCTGGGAGCGATCCCCGCGAACGTCTCCGTCACGAGCGCATCCATCAACCTGTACCTCGACGCGACTCAGACCACCACGGCCCAGTCCGCGACGTACGGGATCCTCCGGCTGGACCAGGCGTTCTCGACTACGGCTACCTGGAACAGTTCGGGCTACACGGCATGGTCGGGCGGCAGCACCGCGGGGGGCTTGCAGTCGTCGCTAGATCTGGGCGGTCAGACTAGCGGTTATAAGGTATTCGACGGTGTGGAACCGTTGGTCCAGGACTGGCTGGACGGGTTTTCCGTCAACCAGGGCGTCTTGTTGAAGCAGGTCGGAACCGCGGCCGCCAACGTGCTCTCTTTCGGTTCCTCGTCCAATACTTCCGCTGGTAAGAAGCCGTTCATCGCGGTCGACTATGAGCCGATCCCGAGCGAGGCCGACGCGTTGGCCGAACTTGCTGCCACTGAGTCGGAGGTATTCCCACCGGCGGTCATTAACTCAGCGGCCGATGCCGCTGGACCGGTGACGATCAGTCCCGCGCTCGGCGCGGGCGAGCACCTGAAGAGGAACGCAGACGGAACCATCGTCGTCGTCGACGCCGCCGGCACCACCAAGATGTCGGTAGCTGTAGCCGATGCGACGGACGCATCCGGGGCTACTGCACCCTCGGCAGCAACGGTCTCAGGCGATTCTTTGATCATCAACGTCTCGCCCGCTGCTGGACTCACCTACCCGCTCGTTGTCCAGGTTGTCACGGACGCACCGGTTGTAGAGAAGTCGGAAGAACCGCAGACCTACGCCGAGTGGGAGATGGACACGTGGTGA
- a CDS encoding TlpA family protein disulfide reductase, with protein sequence MSRRARQAALLPLSLVALTACGGFGTVSGTGGKGFVAGDGVVQVLSKGDRERPGDLSGDTLDGDELALSDFAGKIVVVNVWGSWCGPCRAEAPALADAAADLAGDDVQFLGVNLRESSVDNARAFVREFSIPYPSIVDDGDTLLAFAGTLPVQSVPTTVVLDEEGLVAARVLGEVSRSTLVGIVGEVRNR encoded by the coding sequence ATGAGTCGTCGGGCACGTCAGGCAGCCCTATTGCCCCTGAGCTTGGTCGCCCTCACGGCCTGCGGCGGCTTCGGAACGGTGTCCGGGACCGGCGGCAAAGGCTTCGTTGCCGGCGACGGCGTGGTGCAGGTGTTGTCGAAGGGAGACCGCGAGCGCCCCGGGGATCTCTCCGGTGACACGTTGGACGGTGATGAACTCGCTCTGTCTGACTTCGCCGGCAAGATCGTCGTCGTCAACGTCTGGGGGTCGTGGTGCGGACCGTGCCGTGCCGAGGCGCCAGCGCTGGCGGATGCCGCGGCAGACCTGGCAGGGGACGACGTCCAGTTTCTCGGCGTGAACCTGCGCGAGAGCAGCGTGGACAACGCGCGGGCGTTCGTTCGCGAGTTCTCCATCCCGTACCCGAGCATTGTCGACGACGGGGACACCCTTCTCGCGTTCGCCGGTACCTTGCCGGTCCAGTCGGTGCCTACGACCGTGGTCCTCGACGAGGAGGGGCTTGTTGCCGCCCGAGTGTTGGGCGAGGTCAGCCGGAGCACCCTCGTCGGCATCGTGGGCGAGGTCCGTAACCGGTAG